One Kitasatospora sp. MAP12-44 DNA segment encodes these proteins:
- a CDS encoding GNAT family N-acetyltransferase, translating to MTDLGPVAWPPAPIRTERLVLREPEARDRAAFIELLASSEVHTYLGGPQQRDELERELPEVPERWPGSFVVDLDGVMIGQILLRRASEQHRPAAAGKADLGYLFLPQAWGFGYAAEACAAALDWLAGALPGEPVVLATQTANLSSMRLAAKLGFAEAERYQAWGAEQWLGVRSPIPPAA from the coding sequence ATGACTGATCTTGGACCTGTCGCCTGGCCACCTGCCCCGATACGGACCGAGCGGCTCGTGCTCCGCGAGCCGGAGGCCCGCGACCGTGCGGCGTTCATCGAGCTGCTCGCCTCGTCAGAGGTGCACACCTACCTCGGCGGCCCGCAGCAGCGTGACGAGCTCGAGCGCGAGCTGCCCGAGGTGCCCGAGCGGTGGCCGGGGAGTTTCGTGGTTGATCTCGACGGGGTGATGATCGGCCAGATCCTGCTCAGGAGAGCATCGGAGCAACATCGCCCGGCTGCTGCGGGGAAGGCCGATCTCGGCTACCTGTTCCTGCCGCAGGCGTGGGGATTCGGGTACGCCGCCGAGGCGTGCGCGGCGGCACTCGACTGGCTCGCCGGCGCGCTCCCCGGCGAGCCGGTGGTGCTCGCCACCCAGACCGCCAACCTCAGCTCGATGCGCCTCGCGGCAAAGCTGGGCTTCGCCGAGGCAGAGCGATACCAGGCCTGGGGCGCCGAACAGTGGCTCGGCGTGCGCTCCCCGATCCCGCCGGCAGCGTGA
- a CDS encoding glycoside hydrolase family 3 N-terminal domain-containing protein — translation MAHRPRRLDRSVAVTGLVLLLLTCLTAPAAPTRVPAPPPAPALAPVPAPTPAAAVTAPPLTPEQLAGQRVVYSYRGLTPPPSLLQAIREGRAAGVIFFTGNIAGPEQLSAVVEQLRQAQRESPVQLPLLLMTDQEGGRVRRLPGAPELSAREVGTAADPTVAATEAGTGAAANLAGVGLNTNLAPVLDVYDRPDNFIDHSERSFGRDPSEVAALGGMFTAALQRHGIAATAKHFPGLGTAAREENTDDRPVTLNVPLAQLRAVGEAPYYAAIAERVKLVMLSWAVYPALDPDRPAGLSPAVVQGELRNRLGYRGVTVTDALEAGALGAFGDTGDRAVAAAEAGMDLLLCSSGDTQQGDDAATALTTALTEHRLQPAEFTAAVTRITTLRAGLR, via the coding sequence ATGGCACACCGCCCGCGCAGGCTTGACCGGTCGGTGGCGGTCACCGGTCTGGTCCTGCTGCTGCTCACCTGCCTCACCGCACCTGCCGCACCGACCCGGGTTCCCGCACCTCCACCCGCGCCCGCACTCGCCCCCGTACCCGCACCCACCCCCGCCGCAGCGGTGACAGCGCCTCCGCTCACCCCCGAGCAGCTCGCCGGGCAGCGGGTGGTCTACTCCTACCGCGGGCTCACCCCGCCGCCGAGCCTGCTGCAGGCCATCCGCGAGGGCCGGGCGGCCGGGGTCATCTTCTTCACGGGCAACATCGCCGGCCCGGAGCAGCTCAGCGCGGTCGTCGAGCAGCTGCGCCAGGCCCAGCGGGAGAGTCCCGTCCAGCTGCCGCTCCTGCTGATGACCGATCAGGAGGGCGGCCGGGTCCGCCGCCTCCCCGGGGCGCCCGAGCTCTCCGCACGCGAGGTCGGCACGGCCGCCGACCCGACCGTCGCCGCGACCGAGGCCGGGACCGGCGCCGCCGCGAACCTCGCCGGCGTCGGCCTGAACACCAACCTCGCACCCGTCCTGGACGTCTACGACCGGCCCGACAACTTCATCGACCACAGCGAGCGCTCCTTCGGCCGCGACCCGAGTGAAGTCGCCGCGCTGGGCGGGATGTTCACCGCCGCCCTGCAGCGGCACGGCATCGCGGCCACCGCCAAGCACTTCCCCGGCCTGGGCACGGCAGCGCGGGAGGAGAACACCGACGACCGTCCGGTCACCCTGAACGTGCCGCTCGCCCAGCTGCGCGCGGTCGGCGAGGCGCCGTACTACGCGGCCATCGCCGAGCGGGTCAAGCTGGTGATGCTCTCCTGGGCCGTCTACCCGGCGCTGGACCCGGACCGTCCGGCCGGCCTCTCCCCCGCCGTCGTGCAGGGCGAACTGCGCAACCGGCTCGGCTACCGCGGAGTGACCGTCACCGACGCGCTGGAGGCCGGCGCCCTCGGGGCGTTCGGCGACACCGGAGACCGCGCGGTCGCCGCCGCCGAGGCGGGCATGGACCTGCTGCTCTGCTCCTCCGGCGACACCCAGCAGGGCGACGACGCCGCCACCGCCCTCACCACCGCCCTGACCGAACACCGCCTGCAACCAGCCGAGTTCACCGCAGCTGTGACCCGCATCACCACCCTGCGCGCCGGCCTGCGCTGA
- a CDS encoding transcriptional regulator — protein sequence MSSPLAQALATVATVGESPQTAAVLEDALQRDGEGDVVLRWQVKWLLARCYQMQGRAVDELKALRDLVALGDEIDLPDIQARSLVRLARRLRASGELAEARVAAGDALTLATECELPFRDVVEAALTIISIDAETGQLAEARRRADQLTAPLSSSSPPSSPSSPEAISLRLQVEVLWTAAGVAVRQGDREGTSALLMAALERMPSNEDPVLWMRLRLAAASMYLLMDPRDTVEARRRLDEAGSAAALVGMRLHQLEVLLLRCQLAFYEGNFAEARELSEQLGAHPEDMSRRDQVALEILRNQMDIVDGDRAAAQAAMERIAKEARESGNIEVAAEAWRALAESLAAANARPTAQPATDG from the coding sequence GTGAGCAGTCCGCTGGCCCAGGCGCTTGCCACGGTCGCCACCGTCGGCGAGTCGCCGCAGACGGCCGCGGTACTCGAGGACGCCCTCCAGCGTGACGGGGAGGGTGACGTCGTGCTGCGGTGGCAGGTGAAGTGGCTGCTCGCCCGCTGCTACCAGATGCAGGGGCGGGCGGTCGACGAACTGAAGGCACTGCGCGATCTGGTCGCCCTGGGCGACGAGATCGACCTGCCCGACATCCAGGCCAGATCGCTGGTCCGGCTCGCCCGCAGGCTCCGCGCCTCGGGCGAGCTGGCCGAGGCACGCGTCGCCGCCGGCGACGCCCTCACCCTGGCGACGGAGTGCGAGCTGCCGTTCCGCGATGTGGTGGAGGCGGCGCTCACCATCATCTCCATCGACGCGGAGACCGGTCAGCTGGCCGAGGCCCGCAGACGCGCCGACCAGCTGACCGCCCCCCTCTCGTCCTCTTCGCCCCCCTCCTCCCCCTCCTCTCCCGAGGCGATCTCGCTCCGCCTCCAGGTGGAGGTGCTGTGGACCGCGGCCGGAGTGGCCGTCCGGCAGGGCGACCGCGAGGGCACCTCCGCTCTGCTGATGGCCGCACTTGAGCGCATGCCCAGCAACGAGGACCCGGTCCTGTGGATGCGGCTGCGACTGGCGGCCGCGTCGATGTACCTGCTCATGGACCCGCGCGACACCGTCGAGGCGCGGCGCCGCCTGGACGAGGCCGGCTCCGCGGCGGCCCTGGTCGGCATGCGCCTGCACCAGCTGGAGGTGCTCCTCCTTCGATGTCAACTCGCCTTCTACGAGGGAAACTTCGCCGAGGCGCGCGAGCTCAGCGAGCAGCTCGGCGCCCATCCCGAGGACATGAGCCGACGGGACCAGGTCGCCTTGGAGATCCTGCGCAACCAGATGGACATCGTCGACGGGGACCGCGCCGCCGCCCAGGCCGCCATGGAGCGGATCGCCAAGGAGGCCCGCGAGTCCGGCAACATCGAGGTCGCGGCCGAGGCCTGGCGAGCCCTCGCCGAGTCCCTGGCCGCAGCCAACGCGCGACCAACGGCGCAGCCCGCGACCGACGGCTGA
- a CDS encoding homoserine dehydrogenase gives MRTLKVALLGCGVVGSEVARYLAAHADGLTARIGAPVELAGIAVRRVDLPRPGVPEHLITTDADALVRRSDIDVVIEVIGGIDRARNLITTAFERGASVITANKALIAADGAALHAAAEARGVDLYYEAAVAGAIPLLRPLRESLAGDRVNRVLGIVNGTTNFVLDKMTSTGADYPQALKEAMSLGYAEADPTADVEGYDAAAKAAILAGIAFDTRVRPADVHREGITAISSADIAAAKAMGCVVKLLAVCDRDPDGTSVTVRVHPAMIPADHPLAAVRGAFNAVFVEADAAGQLMFYGPGAGGAPTASSVLGDLVAVCRNRLAGVRGPGAVTESRLTVRPMAAVTTRYHLSLDVADEPGVLAEVATVLGAHGVSVETFNQQRRDGGCSLVMSTHRATDGALSAAVAALRGARCVNGVTGLIRIEGR, from the coding sequence ATGCGCACACTGAAAGTCGCACTACTGGGGTGCGGGGTGGTCGGCAGCGAGGTCGCCCGCTACCTGGCCGCACACGCCGACGGCCTGACCGCACGCATCGGCGCACCGGTCGAGCTCGCCGGGATCGCCGTACGCCGGGTCGACCTGCCCCGCCCCGGCGTGCCCGAGCACCTGATCACCACCGATGCGGACGCGCTGGTGCGGCGCTCGGACATCGACGTCGTCATCGAGGTCATCGGCGGGATCGACCGCGCCCGCAACCTGATCACCACCGCGTTCGAGCGCGGCGCATCCGTCATCACCGCCAACAAGGCGCTGATCGCCGCCGACGGCGCCGCCCTGCACGCCGCCGCCGAGGCGCGCGGCGTCGACCTGTATTACGAGGCCGCCGTCGCCGGCGCCATCCCGCTGCTGCGGCCGCTGCGCGAGTCGCTGGCCGGCGACCGGGTCAACCGCGTGCTGGGCATCGTCAACGGCACCACCAACTTCGTCCTCGACAAGATGACCTCCACCGGCGCGGACTACCCGCAGGCGCTCAAGGAGGCGATGTCCCTCGGCTACGCGGAGGCGGACCCCACAGCAGACGTCGAGGGCTACGACGCCGCGGCCAAGGCCGCCATCCTCGCCGGGATCGCCTTCGACACCCGGGTCCGGCCGGCCGACGTGCACCGCGAGGGCATCACCGCGATCAGCTCCGCCGACATCGCCGCTGCCAAGGCGATGGGGTGCGTGGTCAAGCTCCTCGCGGTCTGCGACCGGGACCCCGACGGCACGTCCGTGACCGTACGCGTCCACCCGGCGATGATCCCGGCCGACCACCCCTTGGCCGCCGTGCGCGGCGCGTTCAACGCCGTGTTCGTGGAGGCCGACGCCGCAGGCCAGTTGATGTTCTACGGGCCGGGCGCGGGCGGCGCGCCGACCGCCAGTTCGGTGCTCGGCGACCTGGTCGCGGTGTGCCGCAACCGGCTGGCCGGCGTCAGGGGGCCGGGCGCCGTGACGGAGAGCCGGCTCACCGTGCGTCCGATGGCGGCGGTGACCACCCGCTACCACCTCAGCCTCGACGTGGCCGACGAGCCGGGCGTGCTTGCCGAGGTGGCCACCGTCCTCGGCGCGCACGGCGTGTCCGTCGAGACGTTCAACCAGCAGCGCCGGGACGGCGGTTGCTCGCTGGTGATGTCCACCCACCGGGCCACGGACGGCGCGCTGTCCGCGGCGGTGGCCGCCCTGCGCGGCGCGCGCTGCGTCAACGGCGTGACTGGGCTCATCCGCATCGAGGGGCGCTGA
- a CDS encoding amino acid adenylation domain-containing protein, producing MTEQEIQMEQDNTAVPDGDLPLPTPVGELLDATSADWTDVAIAAAAAYQYRMTAADEVVLAVGPRRLRLRVAPTTTVAGLLADVRAGRSRADADEPAQVGAHLVLADTPAAADDDAPVFAFAFDQAGASLRVEAGSDAEHTSRLGHFTHRLLAAGPAAEVGQVELLTPAEYRRIMEEWNSTAHEVPDLTLPELVEANAAAHPDRLALSHREQRLTYGELDARANRIARLLIGRGAGAGDIVAMVLPRSVDYVVAALAIVKTGAAYLPVDTGYPVERITQVLDDSRASHVVTIEELTDSVLVAAEQLVLDDPATRDRLAGIYPSAPTDADRRAPLTPDTAAYVLYTSGSTGRPKGVVVAHRAITNRLHHMQHQLPLGPDDRLLQKTPAGFDVTVREVFWPLLAGASIVVADPDGHRDPAYLAETIVAENITIAHFVPSGLKVFLQEPEAASCVSLRRVVCGGEALPAELQAWFASVLSADLFNVYGPTEAAVDVTSMLCPRNPEPGPVLIGRPVWNTRLYVLDEQRRQLPPGAIGELYLAGVQLAEGYLGRPELTAERFVDDPYGEPGARMYRSGDAARWRHDGVIEFFGRLDHQVKIRGFRVELEEIESVLLRDGQLSQAVCLVREDEPGDQRLVAYLVSATGAAPDVDKLRAQAVAALPDYMVPTAFVVLDALPLTPNEKLDRKALPKPETTVVRAGRTPATPEEVLVAELFTELLGATSIGVEQDFIALGGNSLLAGRLINELHQRSGVRVRIKKIFEDSTVRGIAELITA from the coding sequence GTGACCGAGCAGGAGATCCAGATGGAACAGGACAACACCGCCGTACCGGACGGGGACCTCCCCCTCCCGACGCCCGTCGGGGAGCTCCTCGACGCCACCTCGGCCGACTGGACCGACGTGGCGATCGCGGCCGCCGCGGCCTACCAGTACCGGATGACGGCGGCCGACGAGGTCGTGCTGGCCGTGGGCCCCCGCCGGCTGCGGCTGCGGGTCGCGCCGACCACGACCGTGGCCGGCCTGCTGGCCGACGTACGCGCGGGCCGGTCGCGGGCCGACGCGGACGAGCCGGCGCAGGTCGGCGCGCACTTGGTCCTCGCGGACACCCCGGCAGCCGCCGACGACGACGCCCCCGTGTTCGCCTTCGCCTTCGACCAGGCGGGCGCGAGCCTGCGGGTCGAGGCCGGCAGCGACGCCGAACACACCAGCCGCCTGGGCCACTTCACCCACCGGCTGCTCGCGGCCGGCCCGGCCGCCGAGGTCGGCCAGGTCGAGCTGCTCACCCCGGCCGAGTACCGCCGCATCATGGAGGAGTGGAACAGCACCGCGCACGAGGTGCCGGACCTGACCCTCCCGGAGCTGGTGGAGGCGAACGCCGCCGCCCACCCCGACCGGCTCGCCCTCAGCCACCGCGAACAGCGGCTGACCTACGGCGAGTTGGACGCGCGGGCGAACCGGATCGCCCGGCTGCTGATCGGCCGCGGAGCGGGGGCCGGCGACATCGTGGCGATGGTGCTGCCCCGCTCCGTCGACTACGTCGTCGCCGCGCTGGCCATCGTCAAAACGGGCGCGGCCTACCTGCCCGTCGACACCGGCTACCCGGTGGAGCGGATCACCCAGGTGCTCGACGACTCCCGTGCCTCGCACGTGGTGACGATCGAGGAGCTGACGGACTCGGTCCTGGTGGCCGCGGAGCAGCTCGTACTGGACGACCCGGCCACCCGGGACCGGCTGGCCGGCATCTACCCGTCCGCCCCGACCGACGCCGACCGGCGGGCGCCGCTCACCCCGGACACCGCGGCCTATGTGCTCTACACCTCGGGCTCCACCGGGCGGCCCAAGGGAGTGGTGGTCGCCCACCGCGCGATCACCAACCGGCTGCACCACATGCAGCACCAGCTGCCGCTGGGTCCGGACGACCGGCTGCTGCAGAAGACCCCCGCCGGGTTCGACGTGACCGTGCGCGAGGTCTTCTGGCCGCTGCTGGCCGGGGCGTCGATCGTCGTCGCCGACCCGGACGGGCACCGCGACCCGGCCTACCTGGCCGAGACGATCGTCGCCGAGAACATCACCATCGCCCACTTCGTGCCCTCCGGCCTCAAGGTCTTCCTCCAGGAGCCCGAGGCGGCAAGCTGCGTCAGCCTGCGCCGGGTGGTGTGCGGCGGCGAGGCGCTGCCGGCGGAGCTGCAGGCCTGGTTCGCCTCCGTACTCTCAGCGGACCTTTTCAATGTCTACGGCCCCACCGAGGCGGCCGTGGACGTCACCTCGATGCTGTGCCCGAGGAACCCGGAGCCCGGTCCTGTGCTGATCGGGCGCCCGGTCTGGAACACCCGGCTCTACGTCCTGGACGAGCAGCGCCGCCAGCTGCCGCCCGGGGCCATCGGCGAGCTCTACCTCGCCGGTGTGCAGCTGGCCGAGGGCTACCTCGGCCGGCCCGAGCTGACCGCCGAGCGCTTCGTCGACGATCCGTACGGCGAGCCCGGCGCCCGGATGTACCGCTCGGGGGACGCCGCGCGCTGGCGCCACGACGGCGTCATCGAGTTCTTCGGCCGGCTCGACCACCAGGTGAAGATCCGGGGCTTCCGGGTCGAGCTGGAGGAGATCGAGTCGGTGCTGCTGCGGGACGGCCAGCTCAGCCAGGCGGTCTGCCTGGTCCGCGAGGACGAGCCCGGTGACCAGCGACTGGTGGCGTACCTGGTCTCGGCGACCGGGGCCGCGCCGGATGTCGACAAGCTCCGCGCGCAGGCGGTCGCGGCGCTGCCCGACTACATGGTGCCCACCGCGTTCGTCGTGCTGGACGCGCTCCCGCTGACCCCGAACGAGAAGCTGGACCGCAAGGCGCTGCCCAAGCCGGAGACGACGGTGGTGCGGGCGGGCCGGACGCCTGCCACGCCCGAGGAGGTCCTCGTGGCGGAGCTGTTCACCGAGCTGCTCGGCGCCACCTCGATCGGGGTCGAGCAGGACTTCATCGCGCTCGGGGGCAACTCCCTGCTGGCCGGCCGGCTGATCAACGAGCTCCACCAGCGCAGCGGCGTCCGGGTACGGATCAAGAAGATCTTCGAGGACTCGACCGTGCGGGGCATCGCCGAGCTGATCACCGCCTAG
- a CDS encoding NAD-dependent epimerase/dehydratase family protein, translated as MRMLVLGGTAFLSHTVAAEAVRRGHEVVCAARGTSGSVPEGATLVTIDRNAPDGLDPLAGQKFDAVVDVATMSYPWVRDALAAVGAQAGHWTFVSSINVYADSVATGQNEQAALHEPATSGADAEERIQHPHLYGGIKVASENAVREAVGDRALIVRSGLIVGPGDVSDRFGYWAARISQGGRVVVPDSLAQPTQYVDVRDLAAWIVDAGEQGITGTYNGVGPTVPFGELLAAVVAAVGPAGTELVPVSSERLEQAEVQVWRGDRSLPLWVPPEDYGFMAHDHSGAAAAGLRHRPFAEVVQDVLAYERELGLHRERKAGLLPADEAALLETAEEELV; from the coding sequence ATGAGGATGCTGGTACTGGGCGGGACCGCCTTCCTGTCGCACACCGTCGCGGCAGAAGCGGTGCGGCGCGGCCACGAGGTGGTCTGCGCGGCCCGCGGCACCTCGGGGAGTGTCCCCGAAGGCGCCACCCTCGTCACCATCGACCGCAACGCCCCGGACGGTCTCGACCCGCTGGCCGGCCAGAAGTTCGACGCGGTGGTGGACGTGGCCACCATGTCGTACCCGTGGGTGCGCGACGCGCTGGCCGCCGTCGGCGCGCAGGCGGGCCACTGGACCTTCGTCTCCTCGATCAACGTGTACGCGGACTCGGTGGCCACCGGCCAGAACGAGCAGGCCGCGCTGCACGAGCCCGCCACCAGCGGGGCCGACGCCGAGGAGCGGATCCAGCACCCCCATCTCTACGGCGGCATCAAGGTCGCCAGTGAGAACGCCGTGCGCGAGGCCGTCGGCGACCGTGCGCTGATCGTGCGCTCCGGGCTGATCGTGGGCCCCGGCGACGTCTCCGACCGCTTCGGCTACTGGGCCGCGCGGATCTCGCAGGGCGGCCGGGTCGTCGTACCGGACAGCCTGGCCCAGCCGACCCAGTACGTCGACGTGCGCGACCTGGCCGCCTGGATCGTCGACGCGGGCGAGCAGGGGATCACCGGGACGTACAACGGCGTCGGGCCGACCGTGCCGTTCGGCGAGCTGCTGGCCGCCGTCGTGGCGGCGGTCGGCCCCGCGGGCACCGAGCTGGTGCCGGTCTCCAGCGAGCGGCTGGAGCAGGCCGAGGTCCAGGTGTGGCGCGGGGACAGGTCGCTGCCGCTCTGGGTGCCGCCGGAGGACTACGGCTTCATGGCGCACGACCACTCCGGCGCGGCCGCCGCGGGCCTGCGGCACCGGCCGTTCGCGGAGGTCGTCCAGGACGTCCTGGCGTACGAGCGCGAGTTGGGGCTGCACCGCGAGCGCAAGGCCGGGCTGCTCCCGGCCGACGAGGCGGCGCTGCTGGAGACCGCAGAGGAGGAGCTCGTATGA
- a CDS encoding cytochrome P450, protein MTEPLPPEFFTHPLEDRNAQYANLRQTCPVRAINHPPGAEAYIVSDYETALSLFGDPRISKSLENSPKWFRDQLYENSPVQSRNMLIADAPEHSRLRKLVSKSFVPRRMENMRPRIQEIADDLIDALPDSGEIDLMEFARVFPVKVIFEYLRVDTKDREMLYEWSHILGGAPYADEEGNNRLKAVSSGFEKYILDLLAARRLDMGEDLVSQLLQAADEEDTFTIDEIASTMSLVIIAGQRTTTNLIGNGSHALLTHRDQLELLKAQPELVVSAVEEFLRFESPSYRGTLRVAAQDMEIDGVQIGKEAFVHLLIAAANRDPKVFEDPDRLDITRQSNRHLTFGHGAHFCPGAPLSRLEGHVVFPTLLRRLEGLALAIPEEETPWIYDNSVSRGLRSLPVKYDRRLPRDTAAPAAPAASGCPVAHGSV, encoded by the coding sequence ATGACCGAGCCGCTCCCGCCGGAGTTCTTCACCCACCCGCTGGAGGACCGCAACGCGCAGTACGCCAACCTGCGCCAGACCTGCCCGGTCCGCGCCATCAACCACCCGCCGGGCGCCGAGGCGTACATCGTCTCCGACTACGAGACGGCGCTCAGCTTGTTCGGCGACCCGCGGATCTCCAAGTCGCTGGAGAACTCGCCGAAGTGGTTCCGCGACCAGCTGTACGAGAACAGCCCCGTGCAGTCCCGCAACATGCTCATCGCGGACGCCCCCGAGCACTCGCGGCTGCGCAAGCTCGTCAGCAAGTCCTTCGTGCCGCGCCGGATGGAGAACATGCGGCCGCGGATCCAGGAGATCGCCGACGACCTCATCGACGCGCTCCCCGACTCGGGTGAGATCGACCTGATGGAGTTCGCCCGGGTCTTCCCGGTCAAGGTGATCTTCGAGTACCTCCGGGTGGACACCAAGGACCGCGAGATGCTCTACGAGTGGTCGCACATCCTGGGCGGCGCACCGTACGCCGACGAGGAGGGCAACAACCGCCTCAAGGCGGTCAGTTCGGGCTTCGAGAAGTACATCCTCGACCTGCTGGCGGCCCGCCGCCTCGACATGGGCGAGGACCTCGTGAGCCAGCTGCTGCAGGCTGCCGACGAGGAGGACACCTTCACCATCGACGAGATCGCCTCGACGATGTCGCTGGTGATCATCGCCGGGCAGCGGACCACCACCAACCTGATCGGCAACGGCAGCCACGCGCTGCTCACCCATCGCGACCAGTTGGAGCTGCTGAAGGCCCAGCCGGAGCTGGTGGTCTCGGCCGTCGAGGAGTTCCTGCGCTTCGAGTCGCCGAGTTACCGCGGCACCCTGCGCGTCGCGGCCCAGGACATGGAGATCGACGGCGTCCAGATCGGCAAGGAGGCCTTTGTGCACCTGCTGATCGCCGCCGCCAACCGCGACCCCAAGGTCTTCGAGGACCCGGACCGGCTCGACATCACCCGCCAGTCCAACCGCCACCTCACCTTCGGGCACGGCGCGCACTTCTGCCCGGGCGCCCCGCTCTCCCGCCTTGAGGGTCACGTGGTCTTCCCGACCCTGCTGCGCCGGCTCGAGGGTCTCGCCCTGGCGATACCGGAGGAGGAGACCCCGTGGATCTACGACAACTCGGTGAGCCGGGGCCTGCGTTCGCTGCCCGTGAAGTACGACCGCCGGCTGCCCAGGGACACCGCCGCCCCCGCGGCCCCCGCCGCCTCGGGCTGCCCCGTGGCACACGGGAGCGTGTGA
- a CDS encoding MFS transporter — MTADEAGGGTATLAAEEPAPPEQPSLLRNRSFQALWSSEALSGIGENSAGIAYPLLVLASTGSAAYAGAVGSAQLLSNGLMSFWGGVLADRVDRRKLLIVCNVVRAALLGLFSLLIFAGPVNVFITFGVAIVSGGCYGLSIPTGMAMVKQLVRPDQVAQATAQNQVRWFGAITAGPSIGGVLYGVSRALPFLGGCVSFAVSAFLTLFVRSTPLPTDPQGKKGLFEGFRYLTRDPVLRPLMVSITLSNLAFNTVGMSLAVIATGKERGASDSFIGLTLSVAGAGALVGALLAGPITKRLRPSTVFMGGYWIGPVAALLLMTVPGVIPLGIVVACVYVRGPLINALFLTYAAKTVPDELQGRVLGAIVFTSTIISPIGVLAIGAIFDAWGPVWVFAAVGAIATLAALPTLSRSIRTLTSLDTIPQ; from the coding sequence ATGACAGCCGATGAAGCCGGCGGGGGCACCGCGACCCTCGCGGCGGAGGAGCCGGCGCCGCCCGAGCAGCCCTCGCTGCTGCGCAACCGGTCCTTCCAGGCGCTGTGGAGCAGTGAGGCGCTCTCCGGGATCGGCGAGAACTCGGCCGGGATCGCCTATCCGCTGCTGGTGCTCGCGAGCACCGGCTCGGCCGCCTACGCCGGGGCGGTCGGCTCCGCCCAGCTGCTCTCGAACGGGCTGATGTCGTTCTGGGGCGGCGTCCTGGCGGACCGGGTGGACCGCAGGAAGCTGCTGATCGTCTGCAATGTGGTCAGGGCGGCGCTGCTCGGGCTGTTCTCCCTGCTGATCTTCGCGGGGCCGGTGAACGTGTTCATCACGTTCGGCGTCGCCATCGTCTCGGGGGGCTGCTACGGCCTGTCGATCCCGACCGGCATGGCGATGGTCAAGCAGCTGGTGCGCCCCGACCAGGTCGCCCAGGCCACCGCGCAGAACCAGGTCAGGTGGTTCGGCGCGATCACGGCCGGGCCGTCCATCGGCGGTGTGCTCTACGGGGTGTCCCGCGCGCTGCCCTTCCTCGGCGGGTGCGTCTCCTTCGCGGTCTCGGCGTTCCTGACGCTGTTCGTCCGGAGCACGCCGCTGCCGACCGATCCGCAGGGGAAGAAGGGCCTGTTCGAGGGGTTCCGCTACCTCACCCGGGACCCGGTGCTGCGCCCGCTGATGGTCAGCATCACGCTGTCCAACCTCGCCTTCAACACGGTCGGCATGTCGCTGGCCGTCATCGCCACCGGCAAGGAGCGCGGCGCGTCGGACTCCTTCATCGGGCTGACGCTGTCGGTGGCCGGCGCCGGGGCGCTCGTCGGCGCGCTGCTGGCCGGCCCGATCACCAAGCGGCTCCGCCCGTCGACGGTCTTCATGGGCGGCTACTGGATCGGCCCGGTCGCGGCGCTGCTGCTGATGACGGTCCCCGGGGTCATCCCGCTGGGCATCGTGGTCGCCTGTGTGTACGTCCGCGGCCCGCTGATCAACGCGCTGTTCCTCACCTACGCCGCCAAGACGGTTCCCGACGAGCTCCAGGGCCGGGTGCTCGGAGCCATCGTCTTCACCTCCACGATCATCTCGCCGATCGGCGTGCTCGCGATCGGGGCGATCTTCGACGCGTGGGGCCCGGTCTGGGTGTTCGCCGCCGTGGGCGCCATCGCGACGCTGGCGGCCCTGCCCACCCTCAGCCGGAGCATCCGGACGCTGACCTCGCTCGACACGATCCCCCAGTGA